The following nucleotide sequence is from Solanum dulcamara chromosome 7, daSolDulc1.2, whole genome shotgun sequence.
TTTTAGAAGAAAACGATGTTACTTCAAAACACAGCTGTTATTGTTTATTTAAATTAGTATATGGCAGATAAGATGTTGAGAAAACTAGAAACAACTTCCTTGTGTGCAGATTCCTATTACATGTGAGCCAAAGTTTTTTCCGCCTGAATGGGCGGGTTTTGCTGTATTATAACAAGAAAATGAAATGTGTCTAAGTTTGGACCCATTCTGATTAAGTTTGGACCCATTCTGATAGTGACGAGTCATGATTTTTATTAAAGggttcaaattataaaaaaataaacactCGAGAAGTCGAAGATTATTCTATATCttcataaaacataattttaattatatatatatatatatatatataaacaatgtAATTTTTCGTCGAACACGATTCAAATGAACCCCGAGCCCTTAATAACTCCGCCCCTGGTCCCTTGGGTCCAGGGTTGGCTGGCTGCAATAAGCTATGGGATCTGCTTTCTCATTGATTCCAATATATGAACTGACAAATTTGAGGGTACTTCTGCTAATTCAATAATTCCCAAAATTCAACTGATGTTGGGATTAACCTAATCATAATCATTACTTATGCACATGTCAATTTTTCTCTTCCAACAAACAATTTGTTGAATATAAATACACCAGTGCCAAAGTGTTACCTtcaaattgaggaagaacatgGAAAACCCAATTCCACCATCTAATAAAAAATTGCACGGTAAAATCGCCATCATCACTGGAGGAGCAAGCGGAATCGGCGAAGCCACAGCACATCTCTTTGCTCAACATGGAGCTCAGGTAGTAATTGCTGACATCCAAGAAGAAAAGGGTCGATCAGTTGCAGAATCCATCGGGTCCACTCACTGCACTTTCATCAAATGTGACGTCACAGATGAGCAGCAGGTCCAATCCTTGGTAAAATCAACGGTGGAGATTCACGGTCGGGTCGATATCATGTTCAGCAACGCCGGAATTGCCAGCACCGACGGGCACGAACAAGATATTCTAGGGTTCAATCTAAATGTTTTCGACAACCTATTCGCAATCAACGTTCGTGGTTCTGTAGCTTGCGTGAAGCACGCGGCGAAGGCCATGGTGGAGGGTGGggtaaaaggaaaaataatatgCACTGCGAGCACGGTGGCCACGATGGGGGTAACCAGGCAAATTGATTACGCAATGTCGAAACACGCAGTACTAGGATTGGTGAGGTCTGCAAGTAAAGGACTGGGTAAGTATGGTATACGAGTGAACTGTGTTTCTCCAGCAGCAGTGGCAACACCATTGTTAGAGAAATCGATGAAGATGGGTGTAGAGGAGCTAGAGAAAATGTTTGAATCCTTCAATTGCTTGAAAATTGGAGCTCTAAGGGCTTCTCATGTAGCTGATGCTGCCTTGTTTTTAGCGTCAGATGACTCTCAGTTTATCACCGGCCATAATTTGGTCGTCGATGGAGGTTTTCATCCTCCTATCTGATTGTTCTTCGGGCTTCGGCTTGGGCTCTATTGGGGAGTTTCATATCCAGTTAGCTTCGGGCTTAGGTTTGGTTTTCTTTCCAGTGAATTATGGGCTTTGATTTCCT
It contains:
- the LOC129894965 gene encoding short-chain dehydrogenase reductase 3b-like, with amino-acid sequence MENPIPPSNKKLHGKIAIITGGASGIGEATAHLFAQHGAQVVIADIQEEKGRSVAESIGSTHCTFIKCDVTDEQQVQSLVKSTVEIHGRVDIMFSNAGIASTDGHEQDILGFNLNVFDNLFAINVRGSVACVKHAAKAMVEGGVKGKIICTASTVATMGVTRQIDYAMSKHAVLGLVRSASKGLGKYGIRVNCVSPAAVATPLLEKSMKMGVEELEKMFESFNCLKIGALRASHVADAALFLASDDSQFITGHNLVVDGGFHPPI